The following proteins are co-located in the Hippoglossus stenolepis isolate QCI-W04-F060 chromosome 23, HSTE1.2, whole genome shotgun sequence genome:
- the sec24d gene encoding protein transport protein Sec24D: MSQQGYVAAPPYSQAQPGMGGYQGGFGSGPTQPLYGHYGGPPQAFTAPPAGMMKSPVSSPAGMPPPQVGSSYNPNVQQNGAHPQRYPAPPAVSPAYGQPPHAPYNSMASTAPPAAQQLTNQMSAMNMGSYAPGPMQSPPPPTGSVAQQPFQAPPPPAMGHPQMLPGQQSLHSSQQMPPQMGPPQSPQMSMGGMGSPFPGPPPSGPGGFQQPGPGPIGPPGYPQQAGQFGGHMAGPQQGMQGAFPGTPGALAGPPQKKLDPDSIPSITQIIQDDQANQGGQVFSTNIRGQVPPLVTTDFTAQDQGNASPRFMRCTTYSLPSTADLAKQCQVPLACIIKPFATLPKNETPLYVVDHGETGPIRCNRCKAYMCPYMQFIDGGRRYQCSFCNCVNEVPAFFFQHLDHMGRRVDFYERPELSLGSYEFTATIDYCKNNKRPNPPAYIFMIDVSYNNVKSGLVKLICDELKTLLEKLPREEGEESSAIKVGFVTYNKVLHFYNVKSALAQPQMMVVSDTEDVFVPLLDGFLVNFQESRAVIVNLLDQIPDMFADTNESETVFAPVIQAGVEAFKAAECSGKIFLFHSSMPTAEAPGKLKNRDDKKLVNTEKEKNLFQPQKGVYEQLSKDCVAQGCCVDLFLFPSQYLDLATMGDVPSHTGGSVYKYNNFQVETDGEHFLRDLRKDVQKSIGFDAIMRVRTSTGFRATDFFGAIHMNNTTDVEMAAVDCDKALTVEFKHDDTLSEETGALVQCAFLYTTISGQRRLRIHNLSLNCSSQLSELYKGCETDSLINFFAKSAYRAILSQPLKNVREILVNQTAHMLACYRKNCATPSAASQLILPSTMKVFPVYMNSLMKTAPLVSSTELSTDDRAHLRQSVMAMGVEDTQLLLYPRLIPLHNVDVGGDALPASVRCSEESLADSGMFLLENGHSVFLWLGQASPPDIIQSIFNLPSLAHLQANMFSLPELDNPLSKKVRSIINGLLEKRPNSMKLVIVRQKDKPELLFRQFLVEDKSLLGGASYQDFLCHVHREIRQLLT; this comes from the exons ATGAGTCAGCAGGGTTATGTCGCCGCACCCCCGTACTCCCAGGCCCAGCCAGGGATGGGGGGCTACCAAGGTGGATTTGGGAGTGGTCCTACACAGCCCCTCTATGGGCACTACGGGGGGCCACCTCAGGCATTCACCGCTCCACCAGCAG GAATGATGAAATCACCGGTTTCCTCTCCTGCCGGCATGCCTCCACCTCAAGTCGGCAGTTCGTACAATCCAAACGTCCAGCAGAATGGCGCTCATCCACAAAG GTACCCTGCTCCACCAGCTGTATCTCCTGCTTATGGACAACCCCCACATGCCCCATACAACAGCATGGCCTCAACTGCCCCgcctgcagctcagcagctcaCCAATCAGATGAGTGCTATGAACATGGGCAGCTATG CCCCAGGGCCCATGCAGAGCCCTCCTCCACCAACCGGCTCTGTAGCCCAACAGCCTTTCCAGGCGCCTCCTCCACCAGCGATGGGCCATCCACAGATGCTTCCTGGCCAGCAGTCACTCCACTCATCCCAGCAAATGCCCCCTCAGATGGGTCCACCGCAGTCACCCCAAATGAGCATGGGAGGCATGGGCAGTCCTTTTCCCGGCCCACCGCCTTCAGGCCCCGGAGGTTTTCAGCAGCCTGGTCCTGGACCCATTGGTCCACCAGGATACCCACAGCAAGCTG GTCAGTTTGGGGGTCACATGGCTGGGCCCCAGCAGGGCATGCAAGGGGCCTTCCCCGGAACACCGGGCGCACTGGCTGGCCCACCGCAGAAGAAACTGGACCCTGACTCTATCCCAAGCATA ACTCAGATCATACAAGATGACCAGGCTAACCAAGGAGGACAGGTCTTCAGCACAAACATCAGAGGACAGGTTCCACCTCTGGTCACCACTGACTTCACAGCACAGGACCAGG GCAATGCCAGTCCCAGGTTCATGCGCTGCACCACCTactccctcccctccaccgCCGATCTGGCCAAGCAGTGCCAAGTGCCCCTGGCTTGCATCATTAAACCCTTTGCCACTTTGCCAAAGAATGAG ACTCCTCTATATGTTGTGGACCACGGTGAGACGGGCCCCATCCGCTGCAATCGATGCAAAGCCTACATGTGTCCCTACATGCAGTTTATCGATGGCGGCCGTCGCTACCAGTGCTCTTTCTGCAACTGTGTCAACGAAG TGCCAGCCTTCTTCTTCCAACATCTTGACCACATGGGCCGTAGGGTGGACTTCTACGAGAGGCCTGAGTTGTCCTTGGGATCCTACGAGTTTACAGCCACCATTGACTACTGCAAG AACAACAAGCGTCCGAATCCTCCCGCCTACATCTTCATGATCGACGTGTCCTATAACAACGTCAAGAGTGGCCTGGTCAAACTGATATGTGACGAGCTGAAGACTCTGCTGGAGAAGCTGCCCAG agaggaaggtgaggagagCTCGGCGATTAAAGTGGGCTTCGTCACCTACAACAAGGTCCTGCACTTCTACAACGTGAAGAGCGCTTTGGCCCAGCCCCAGATGATGGTGGTGTCGGACACGGAGGACGTGTTCGTCCCGCTGCTTGACGGCTTCCTCGTCAACTTCCAGGAGTCGAGGGCTGTTATCGTAAA CCTCCTGGACCAGATCCCTGACATGTTTGCAGACACCAACGAGAGTGAAACGGTCTTTGCTCCCGTCATCCAGGCCGGCGTGGAGGCATTTAAG GCCGCAGAATGTAGCGGAAAGATCTTCCTCTTCCACTCCTCCATGCCCACGGCCGAGGCTCCTGGCAAACTCAAGAACAGGGATGACAAAAAGCTGgtcaacacagagaaagagaaa AACCTGTTCCAGCCTCAGAAAGGAGTGTATGAGCAACTGTCGAAGGACTGTGTGGCACAGGGCTGCTGCGTGgatctcttcctcttccccagCCAGTACCTCGACTTGGCAACCATGGGTGATGTGCCCTCGCACACCGGAGGCTCCGTTTACAAGTACAACAACTTTCAG GTGGAGACAGATGGGGAGCATTTCCTGAGAGACCTCAGGAAAGATGTGCAGAAGAGCATCGGATTTGACGCCATCATGCGTGTTCGCACCAGTACAG GCTTCAGAGCCACAGACTTCTTCGGTGCCATCCACATGAACAACACCACAGATGTTGAGATGGCGGCCGTGGACTGTGACAAGGCCTTGACCGTCGAGTTCAAGCACGACGATACGCTCAGCGAGGAGACCGGAGCACTCGTGCAG TGTGCCTTCCTGTACACCACCATCAGCGGCCAGCGACGCCTGCGTATCCACAACCTCAGTCTGAACTGCAGCTCGCAGTTGTCAGAGCTGTACAAGGGCTGCGAGACGGACTCGCTCATCAACTTCTTTGCCAAATCAG CTTACCGTGCCATATTGAGCCAGCCTCTAAAGAATGTGAGGGAAATCCTGGTCAACCAGACAGCCCACATGTTGGCTTGTTACAGGAAGAACTGCGCCACCCCTTCCGCCGCCAGCCAG CTGATCCTGCCGAGCACCATGAAGGTGTTCCCAGTCTACATGAACAGCCTGATGAAAACAGCCCCCTTGGTGTCTAGCACGGAGCTCTCCACAGACGACAGGGCCCATCTGAGGCAGTCGGTCATGGCCATGGGGGTGGAggacacacagctgctgctctaCCCTCGCCTCATCCCACTG cacaacgtGGACGTTGGAGGCGATGCTCTGCCCGCTTCGGTGCGCTGTTCAGAGGAGTCTCTTGCCGACTCTGGCATGTTCCTGCTGGAGAACGGCCACTCCGTGTTTCTGTGGTTGGGCCAAGCAAGCCCCCCTGACATCATCCAGAGCATCTTCAACCTGCCCTCCCTCGCCCACCTGCAAGCAAACATG ttttcgcTGCCAGAGCTGGACAACCCACTGTCAAAGAAAGTCCGATCTATCATCAATGGCCTGCTTGAAAAGAGGCCGAACTCCATGAAG CTCGTCATCGTGAGGCAGAAGGACAAGCCCGAGCTGTTATTCCGTCAGTTCCTCGTGGAGGATAAAAGTCTGCTCGGCGGCGCCTCCTACCAAGACTTCCTTTGCCACGTTCACCGGGAGATCAGGCAGCTGCTCACCTAA